A window from Phycisphaerae bacterium encodes these proteins:
- the speY gene encoding deoxyhypusine synthase — protein MKDHKSNCPNKAKYLAGKRILPEPIDKDTDVIKLIDNLDAYNGGRLRAACHLLRDKYSKDDVTIGLSIAGALTPAGLGPSTIIPLMNHGFVDWFVATGANMYHDIHYAFNLPMFRGSHNVNDADLKAKGVTRIYDILFDYEDVLMETDRRLREILIRPEFQKEMGTREFYHHLGKILSELEQKNNLGQVSILAAAYRNGIPVFTSSPGDSTIGMNVAGIELLAEASGLLDKFKLKINPSIDVNDSTAIILNAKRYEKGKTGVILIGGGSPKNFMLQTEPQIQEVLMIPEVGQDYDINITDARPDTGGLSGAPPSEAASWGKIDPTKLEETVTAYLDVTLAFPIMVAYTIQSAKPKKLKRLYDRGDELRRKLIESYLENNKEVEKLKGLIKKL, from the coding sequence ATGAAAGACCATAAATCAAACTGCCCAAACAAAGCAAAATATCTGGCAGGAAAAAGAATCCTCCCCGAGCCCATTGACAAAGATACGGATGTGATAAAACTCATAGATAATCTCGATGCCTACAATGGCGGCAGATTACGGGCCGCCTGCCACCTGTTGCGGGATAAATACTCTAAAGATGATGTTACCATCGGCTTAAGCATCGCCGGCGCCCTGACCCCCGCAGGCCTGGGGCCTTCTACGATAATTCCACTTATGAACCACGGCTTCGTCGATTGGTTCGTCGCGACAGGCGCTAATATGTATCACGATATCCATTACGCCTTCAACCTGCCGATGTTCCGCGGCAGCCATAATGTCAACGATGCAGACTTGAAAGCAAAAGGCGTAACAAGAATATACGACATTCTCTTCGACTATGAGGACGTCTTAATGGAAACCGACAGGAGATTAAGAGAAATACTCATCAGGCCGGAATTTCAAAAGGAAATGGGAACGCGGGAATTCTATCATCACCTTGGCAAAATACTCAGCGAACTTGAGCAGAAAAATAACCTCGGCCAGGTAAGTATCCTCGCCGCTGCCTATCGCAACGGCATTCCGGTTTTTACGTCCTCCCCCGGCGATTCCACTATCGGTATGAACGTCGCCGGCATCGAGCTTCTCGCCGAAGCCTCCGGCTTGCTGGATAAATTCAAATTGAAAATCAATCCCAGTATCGACGTTAACGATTCGACAGCGATTATCTTAAACGCCAAGAGATACGAAAAAGGTAAAACTGGCGTGATTTTAATCGGCGGCGGCAGTCCCAAAAACTTTATGCTCCAGACCGAGCCCCAAATCCAGGAAGTCCTTATGATTCCTGAAGTCGGGCAGGACTACGATATTAATATAACCGACGCCCGCCCCGACACCGGCGGCCTCTCCGGAGCGCCGCCCTCCGAAGCGGCCAGTTGGGGCAAAATCGACCCCACTAAACTCGAAGAAACCGTCACCGCCTACCTCGATGTCACCTTGGCGTTCCCGATAATGGTCGCATATACAATCCAGTCCGCTAAACCAAAGAAACTAAAAAGACTATACGACCGTGGCGACGAGCTGCGCAGGAAACTAATCGAGTCCTACCTCGAAAACAACAAAGAAGTCGAAAAACTTAAAGGCCTTATCAAAAAACTGTGA